Proteins encoded together in one Cicer arietinum cultivar CDC Frontier isolate Library 1 chromosome 4, Cicar.CDCFrontier_v2.0, whole genome shotgun sequence window:
- the LOC101507707 gene encoding aspartic proteinase 39-like isoform X5, translating into MDTLRARDKTLHSRMLHGSIDVFNFTLQRNSDPNSFGFYTKNVKLGSPPKEFTILVDIESNAMRVNCKTCSKYPHSNALGFKLNFFDTTASSTALLVQSLDIRCPSKFEITTIVSRFVTPFISEGNQPVLWSIHATKTSTIPCAKYGRHNVVHRFSKSGKGTHNIRRFCSKR; encoded by the exons ATGGACACACTTAGAGCTCGCGATAAAACTCTCCATTCAAGAATGTTGCATGGTTCAATAGATGTCTTCAACTTCACACTTCAAAGAAACTCTGATCCAAACTCCTTTGG GTTTTAtacaaaaaatgtaaaattggGATCACCACCAAAGGAATTCACTATTCTAGTTGATATCGAAAGTAATGCTATGCGGGTTAATTGCAAAACTTGCAGTAAATATCCTCACTCTAATGCACTCGGG tttaaactcaatttctttGACACAACTGCGTCATCCACGGCTTTGTTGGTTCAAAGCTTAGACATCCGATGCCCCTCGAAGTTCGAG ATAACTACTATTGTATCACGATTTGTCACTCCCTTTATTTCAGAAGGAAACCAACCCGTGTT GTGGAGCATCCATGCAACTAAAACCAGCACAATACCTTGTGCAAAGTATG GACGACACAATGTGGTGCATAGGTTTTCAAAGAGTGGAAAAGGGACTCACAATATTAGGAG ATTTTGTTCTAAAAGATAG
- the LOC101507707 gene encoding aspartic proteinase 39-like isoform X1: protein MASVIVSTVCTHYLPSKRILSLNHRVDTDTLRARDKTHYSRMLNGSVDVFNFTLQGNSDPNSFWFYTTKVKLGSPPKEFTILVDTGSNSMWVNCKTYSNCPHSNALGFKLNFFDTTASSTIVLVQCLDIRCPSEFEVRKLIALLMIIIISATTHMGIKMGVKPRVFMSLMKCIFVTIHKHSSPVTVNSSATIVFGCSTKQFGGLTETGETLDGIFGFGPGVIYVLSQFSSKRISPKVFSHCLKGDSNGGGILVFGSILKPNIIYSPMISSQSLLLYHDLPLPLFHKESRAISIDNFLSVSLNFAGGVFMKLKLAQSLVQSMILF, encoded by the exons ATGGCCAGTGTTATTGTATCGACGGTGTGCACCCATTACCTTCCTTCAAAACGAATCCTTTCACTTAACCATCGTGTTGATACGGACACGCTTAGAGCTCGCGATAAAACTCACTATTCAAGAATGTTGAATGGTTCAGTAGATGTCTTCAACTTCACACTCCAAGGCAACTCGGATCCAAACTCCTTTTG GTTTTATACAACAAAAGTGAAGTTGGGATCACCACCAAAGGAATTCACTATTCTGGTTGATACTGGAAGTAATTCTATGTGGGTTAATTGCAAAACTTACAGTAACTGCCCTCACTCTAATGCACTTGGG tttaaactcaatttctttGACACAACTGCTTCATCCACGATTGTGTTGGTTCAATGCTTAGACATCCGATGCCCCTCGGAGTTCGAGGTGCGAAAGCTCATTGCTCTACTTATGATAATTATAATCAGTGCAACTACTCATATGGGTATCAAGATGGGAGTGAAACCTCGGGTGTTTATGTCTTTGATGAAATGTATTTTTGTCACCATCCATAAGCACTCTTCTCCTGTCACTGTTAACTCTTCAGCCACTATTGTTTTTGG GTGTAGCACCAAACAATTTGGAGGATTGACTGAGACAGGGGAAACGCTTGATGGAATCTTTGGATTTGGCCCTGGTGTTATATACGTTTTATCACAATTTTCATCAAAAAGAATATCACCTAAAGTTTTCTCTCATTGCTTGAAAGGAGATAGTAATGGAGGAGGCATTCTAGTTTTTGGGTCAATTTTAAAGccaaatattatttatagtCCAATGATCTCATCGCA ATCACTACTGTTGTATCACGATTTGCCACTCCCTTTATTTCATAAGGAAAGCCGTGCTATAAG CATTGATAATTTTCTTTCGGTTAGTTTAAACTTTGCGGGTGGAGTATTCATGAAACTAAAACTCGCACAATCCCTTGTGCAAAGTATG ATTTTGTTCTAA
- the LOC101507707 gene encoding aspartic proteinase 39-like isoform X3, whose protein sequence is MASVIVSTVCTHYLPSKRILSLNHRVDTDTLRARDKTHYSRMLNGSVDVFNFTLQGNSDPNSFWFYTTKVKLGSPPKEFTILVDTGSNSMWVNCKTYSNCPHSNALGFKLNFFDTTASSTIVLVQCLDIRCPSEFEVRKLIALLMIIIISATTHMGIKMGVKPRVFMSLMKCIFVTIHKHSSPVTVNSSATIVFGCSTKQFGGLTETGETLDGIFGFGPGVIYVLSQFSSKRISPKVFSHCLKGDSNGGGILVFGSILKPNIIYSPMISSQSLLLYHDLPLPLFHKESRAIRS, encoded by the exons ATGGCCAGTGTTATTGTATCGACGGTGTGCACCCATTACCTTCCTTCAAAACGAATCCTTTCACTTAACCATCGTGTTGATACGGACACGCTTAGAGCTCGCGATAAAACTCACTATTCAAGAATGTTGAATGGTTCAGTAGATGTCTTCAACTTCACACTCCAAGGCAACTCGGATCCAAACTCCTTTTG GTTTTATACAACAAAAGTGAAGTTGGGATCACCACCAAAGGAATTCACTATTCTGGTTGATACTGGAAGTAATTCTATGTGGGTTAATTGCAAAACTTACAGTAACTGCCCTCACTCTAATGCACTTGGG tttaaactcaatttctttGACACAACTGCTTCATCCACGATTGTGTTGGTTCAATGCTTAGACATCCGATGCCCCTCGGAGTTCGAGGTGCGAAAGCTCATTGCTCTACTTATGATAATTATAATCAGTGCAACTACTCATATGGGTATCAAGATGGGAGTGAAACCTCGGGTGTTTATGTCTTTGATGAAATGTATTTTTGTCACCATCCATAAGCACTCTTCTCCTGTCACTGTTAACTCTTCAGCCACTATTGTTTTTGG GTGTAGCACCAAACAATTTGGAGGATTGACTGAGACAGGGGAAACGCTTGATGGAATCTTTGGATTTGGCCCTGGTGTTATATACGTTTTATCACAATTTTCATCAAAAAGAATATCACCTAAAGTTTTCTCTCATTGCTTGAAAGGAGATAGTAATGGAGGAGGCATTCTAGTTTTTGGGTCAATTTTAAAGccaaatattatttatagtCCAATGATCTCATCGCA ATCACTACTGTTGTATCACGATTTGCCACTCCCTTTATTTCATAAGGAAAGCCGTGCTATAAGGTCTTAA
- the LOC101507707 gene encoding aspartic proteinase 39-like isoform X4 gives MASVIVSTVCTHYLPSKRILSLNHRVDTDTLRARDKTHYSRMLNGSVDVFNFTLQGNSDPNSFWFYTTKVKLGSPPKEFTILVDTGSNSMWVNCKTYSNCPHSNALGFKLNFFDTTASSTIVLVQCLDIRCPSEFEVRKLIALLMIIIISATTHMGIKMGVKPRVFMSLMKCIFVTIHKHSSPVTVNSSATIVFGCSTKQFGGLTETGETLDGIFGFGPGVIYVLSQFSSKRISPKVFSHCLKGDSNGGGILVFGSILKPNIIYSPMISSHLLRPRNYSR, from the exons ATGGCCAGTGTTATTGTATCGACGGTGTGCACCCATTACCTTCCTTCAAAACGAATCCTTTCACTTAACCATCGTGTTGATACGGACACGCTTAGAGCTCGCGATAAAACTCACTATTCAAGAATGTTGAATGGTTCAGTAGATGTCTTCAACTTCACACTCCAAGGCAACTCGGATCCAAACTCCTTTTG GTTTTATACAACAAAAGTGAAGTTGGGATCACCACCAAAGGAATTCACTATTCTGGTTGATACTGGAAGTAATTCTATGTGGGTTAATTGCAAAACTTACAGTAACTGCCCTCACTCTAATGCACTTGGG tttaaactcaatttctttGACACAACTGCTTCATCCACGATTGTGTTGGTTCAATGCTTAGACATCCGATGCCCCTCGGAGTTCGAGGTGCGAAAGCTCATTGCTCTACTTATGATAATTATAATCAGTGCAACTACTCATATGGGTATCAAGATGGGAGTGAAACCTCGGGTGTTTATGTCTTTGATGAAATGTATTTTTGTCACCATCCATAAGCACTCTTCTCCTGTCACTGTTAACTCTTCAGCCACTATTGTTTTTGG GTGTAGCACCAAACAATTTGGAGGATTGACTGAGACAGGGGAAACGCTTGATGGAATCTTTGGATTTGGCCCTGGTGTTATATACGTTTTATCACAATTTTCATCAAAAAGAATATCACCTAAAGTTTTCTCTCATTGCTTGAAAGGAGATAGTAATGGAGGAGGCATTCTAGTTTTTGGGTCAATTTTAAAGccaaatattatttatagtCCAATGATCTCATCGCA CCTCTTACGACCAAGGAATTATAGTCGATGA
- the LOC101507707 gene encoding aspartic proteinase 39-like isoform X2 — translation MASVIVSTVCTHYLPSKRILSLNHRVDTDTLRARDKTHYSRMLNGSVDVFNFTLQGNSDPNSFWFYTTKVKLGSPPKEFTILVDTGSNSMWVNCKTYSNCPHSNALGFKLNFFDTTASSTIVLVQCLDIRCPSEFEVRKLIALLMIIIISATTHMGIKMGVKPRVFMSLMKCIFVTIHKHSSPVTVNSSATIVFGCSTKQFGGLTETGETLDGIFGFGPGVIYVLSQFSSKRISPKVFSHCLKGDSNGGGILVFGSILKPNIIYSPMISSQAFMSMVNNSQLIQMYLQPLTTKEL, via the exons ATGGCCAGTGTTATTGTATCGACGGTGTGCACCCATTACCTTCCTTCAAAACGAATCCTTTCACTTAACCATCGTGTTGATACGGACACGCTTAGAGCTCGCGATAAAACTCACTATTCAAGAATGTTGAATGGTTCAGTAGATGTCTTCAACTTCACACTCCAAGGCAACTCGGATCCAAACTCCTTTTG GTTTTATACAACAAAAGTGAAGTTGGGATCACCACCAAAGGAATTCACTATTCTGGTTGATACTGGAAGTAATTCTATGTGGGTTAATTGCAAAACTTACAGTAACTGCCCTCACTCTAATGCACTTGGG tttaaactcaatttctttGACACAACTGCTTCATCCACGATTGTGTTGGTTCAATGCTTAGACATCCGATGCCCCTCGGAGTTCGAGGTGCGAAAGCTCATTGCTCTACTTATGATAATTATAATCAGTGCAACTACTCATATGGGTATCAAGATGGGAGTGAAACCTCGGGTGTTTATGTCTTTGATGAAATGTATTTTTGTCACCATCCATAAGCACTCTTCTCCTGTCACTGTTAACTCTTCAGCCACTATTGTTTTTGG GTGTAGCACCAAACAATTTGGAGGATTGACTGAGACAGGGGAAACGCTTGATGGAATCTTTGGATTTGGCCCTGGTGTTATATACGTTTTATCACAATTTTCATCAAAAAGAATATCACCTAAAGTTTTCTCTCATTGCTTGAAAGGAGATAGTAATGGAGGAGGCATTCTAGTTTTTGGGTCAATTTTAAAGccaaatattatttatagtCCAATGATCTCATCGCA AGCGTTTATGTCAATGGTAAACAACTCCCAATTAATCCAAATGTATTTGCAGCCTCTTACGACCAAGGAATTATAG
- the LOC140919997 gene encoding uncharacterized protein: MREDQPYPKEFGSKLPWSVKLKTSIEPCNILEWVESAHWKLKLMLENSMSDLCKCWEAMNNMIRLQHKRIRASFQKSFYDEEHEHRNPFYQRLNTFVSTEAQRRIAEEYDKVEWVGTDKSICGCSLRRTYGLPCACELGQYKLMGEPIPLDSVHIQWRKLSMECELTQDTEDGSELDMSTEMNALWKRFRSLDVIGKRVLKSKVRELAFPSTSSICPPPEKVKTKGRVKKSKGMKPDGYDVYRDPSYFEHVNATYGEDIGSQPSQSKKRQASQSKKHPSQSSHSSKNLLLTQFPDIIQPYIDDIFDVAADGNCGFRAIALLLGFGEECWSLVRKRLDQEIVSHVTPYDRLFTGRIKEVRDSLMISGLGVQPMDKWLSMPDMGYVIATTYNIILVTFGLTFSMTFFPMRGSHSGSTKNDRICCIGFVNGNHWVPLKMKDGFPMPDIAPGWKQYRTNEATSWAIAYTGRLQHWGYLLGRLSRVTQNPPTEPVDAMSLDEP, encoded by the exons ATGAGAGAAGATCAGCCTTACCCAAAGGAGTTTGGATCAAAGTTGCCTTGGAGTGTAAAGTTGAAGACATCTATTGAACCATGCAACATTCTTGAATG GGTTGAGTCGGCTCACtggaaactgaagttaatgttagaaaatagcatgagtgatttgtgtaaatgttgggaggctatgaacaacatgataaggttacaacataaaagaatcagagcctcgtttcaaaaaagtttttatgatgaagagcatgAGCACAGAAATCCATTTTATCAGAGATTGAATACATTTGTATCAACAGAAGCTCAAAGACGTATTGCTGAAGAATACGACAAAGTTGAGTGGGTGGGTACTGACAAATCTATATGTGGGTGTTCTCTGAGAAGGACATACGGATTACCTTGTGCTTGTGAATTgggacaatataaattaatgggtgaaccaattcctctagattctgtgcatattcaatggagaaaattaagcatggaaTGTGAACTCACTCAAGACACAGAAGATGGATCAGAGTTGGATATGTCTACTGAGATGAATGCCTTATGGAAACGCTTTCGATCACTTGATGTTATTGGGAAACGAGTGTTGAAGAGTAAAGTGCGTGAACTTGCTTTTCCAAGTACAAGTTCAATATGTCCACCACCTGAAAAAGTCAAAACCAAAGGAAGAGTGAAGAAGAGTAAGGGTATGAAGCCAGatggatatgatgtatatcgagacccttcttactttgagcatgttaatgcaacatatggTGAAGATATTGGTTCCCAACCCTCTCaatcaaagaagagacaagcctctcaatcaaagaaacacCCCTCTCAGTCatctcattcttcaaaaaatttgttattgacACAATTTCCTGATATTATTCAGCcatacattgatgacatatttgacgtggcagctgatggaaattgtggttTTCGCGCTATTGCATTATTGCTTGGTTTCGGTGAAGAGTGTTGGTCTTTGGTCCGCAAGAGATTGGATCAAGAGATTGTTTCTCATGTAACTCCATATGATAGATTGTTCACAGGACGCATTAAAGAAGTAAGAGATTCGTTGATGATATCCGGCTTAGGTGTTCAACCCATGGATAAATGGTTGTCCATgcctgatatgggttacgtgatagcgacaacatataatattattcttgtcaCGTTCGGTCTGACATTTTCAATGACTTTCTTTCCTATGAGGGGTTCACATTCCggatcgacaaaaaatgatcgcatttgttgtattggttttgttaatgGAAATCACTGGGTTCcg ttAAAGATGAAAGATGGATTTCCAATGCCAGACATTGCACCAGGTTGGAAGCAATATCGTACCAATGAAGCAACTTCTTGGGCAATAGCATACACAGGCCGTCTACAACACTGGGGGTATTTATTAGGCCGGTTGTCACGTGTTACCCAAAATCCACCTACGGAACCCGTAGATGCAATGTCTTTAGATGAaccttaa